From a region of the Chitinophaga caseinilytica genome:
- a CDS encoding biotin--[acetyl-CoA-carboxylase] ligase, with the protein MIGHPFHVLNTVDSTNNYAMARVAEGPVAPGYTWFAMEQTAGKGQRGKQWLSTPGENIMLTTVLQPALGLHQQFMLSVAVALGAFDFFRKYAGDETRIKWSNDIYWRDRKAGGILIENVLRGSVWQYAIAGMGININTPHFPDHLQNPVSLRQITGREWDTLELAKDLCTHLENRYSKLSVDTYPAMLAEYKDNLYRLHEPALYRINGEIFQGVIRDVLPDGRLCLEKNKEILELGFGEVEFIFAR; encoded by the coding sequence GTGATAGGCCATCCGTTTCACGTGCTCAACACGGTAGACAGCACCAATAACTATGCCATGGCAAGGGTCGCCGAAGGCCCCGTGGCGCCCGGGTACACATGGTTCGCTATGGAGCAGACCGCAGGGAAAGGACAGCGCGGCAAACAGTGGCTCTCCACGCCCGGTGAGAACATCATGCTCACCACCGTTCTCCAACCCGCGCTGGGCCTGCATCAGCAGTTCATGCTCAGCGTGGCCGTAGCCCTCGGCGCATTCGATTTCTTCCGGAAATACGCAGGAGACGAAACCCGCATCAAATGGAGCAATGATATTTACTGGCGTGACAGAAAGGCAGGGGGCATTCTTATCGAGAACGTTTTGCGTGGAAGCGTCTGGCAATATGCCATAGCTGGGATGGGCATTAATATCAACACCCCCCATTTCCCCGACCATCTCCAAAACCCCGTTTCCCTCCGCCAGATCACCGGCCGCGAATGGGATACGCTCGAACTGGCCAAAGACCTCTGCACCCATCTCGAAAACCGGTACAGCAAGCTCAGCGTAGACACTTATCCTGCCATGCTCGCCGAATACAAAGACAATCTCTACCGCCTTCACGAGCCCGCGCTTTACCGCATCAACGGCGAAATCTTCCAGGGCGTTATCCGCGACGTATTGCCCGACGGAAGGCTGTGCCTGGAAAAGAACAAGGAAATACTGGAACTGGGATTCGGCGAAGTGGAATTCATCTTCGCCCGGTAA
- a CDS encoding aldo/keto reductase translates to MHYRTLGNTGEKVSAIGLGCMGMAFAYGQRDDAESRATLELALDLGVNFWDTADMYGQGLNEKQLSEVLATRRKDVFLATKFGFRYREDNSTYFDGSPAYLKQACEASLKRLGVDVIDLYYAHRVDDQVPIEETVGAMAELVKEGKVRYLGLSEASAHSIRKAAAVHPIAALQSEYSLFVRDIESDIIPTCRELGIGIVPYSPLGRGALTSDLRDVKDLDPTDFRRNLPRFQQEAFDKNLRIVSALEDIAAERHITLPQLALAWLLAKGDNITPIPGTKRRKYLQENAAAADIALTADDVARIEATLSGYQIEGERYSEGAMKLVNR, encoded by the coding sequence ATGCATTACAGAACTCTGGGAAACACCGGCGAAAAAGTTTCAGCGATCGGCCTCGGCTGCATGGGCATGGCCTTCGCCTACGGCCAGCGCGATGATGCCGAATCCCGCGCTACGCTTGAGCTCGCACTCGACCTCGGCGTTAATTTCTGGGACACGGCAGACATGTACGGCCAGGGCCTCAACGAAAAACAACTCTCCGAAGTGCTCGCCACCCGCAGGAAAGACGTATTCCTCGCCACCAAATTCGGCTTCCGTTACCGCGAAGATAATTCCACCTACTTCGACGGATCGCCCGCGTATCTCAAACAAGCCTGCGAAGCATCGCTCAAAAGGCTCGGCGTAGACGTGATCGATCTCTATTACGCCCACCGCGTAGACGATCAGGTGCCCATCGAAGAAACCGTTGGCGCCATGGCCGAACTGGTAAAGGAAGGGAAAGTACGTTACCTCGGCCTGTCGGAAGCCTCCGCGCATTCAATCCGCAAAGCCGCCGCCGTGCATCCCATCGCCGCGCTGCAAAGCGAATACTCCCTCTTCGTGCGCGACATCGAATCCGACATCATTCCCACCTGCCGCGAACTGGGCATCGGCATCGTGCCCTACAGCCCCCTCGGCCGCGGGGCCCTCACTTCCGACCTGCGCGACGTCAAAGACCTCGACCCGACCGACTTCCGCCGCAACCTCCCCCGGTTCCAGCAGGAAGCGTTCGACAAGAACCTCCGTATCGTGAGCGCCCTGGAAGACATCGCGGCCGAACGCCACATCACCCTGCCGCAGCTGGCCCTGGCATGGCTGCTCGCCAAAGGCGACAACATCACCCCCATCCCCGGCACCAAACGGCGTAAATACCTGCAGGAAAACGCCGCGGCGGCCGATATCGCGCTGACTGCCGACGATGTTGCCCGCATCGAAGCCACGCTTTCCGGTTACCAGATCGAAGGCGAACGTTACAGCGAAGGGGCTATGAAACTGGTGAACCGCTAA
- a CDS encoding translation initiation factor: MSKKKSASNGIVYSTDPNFSYPQEPTEEAATLAPAEQRLRVKLDTKQRAGKTVTVVEGFVGTEADLEKLGKELKTKCGTGGSVKDGLVLIQGDYRDKVLQWLKGWGYNVK; the protein is encoded by the coding sequence ATGAGCAAGAAAAAATCCGCCTCCAACGGGATCGTTTATTCTACTGATCCCAACTTTTCGTACCCGCAGGAACCCACCGAAGAGGCCGCTACGCTGGCGCCTGCGGAGCAGCGCCTCCGCGTGAAGCTGGACACGAAGCAGCGCGCCGGTAAAACGGTGACCGTGGTGGAAGGGTTCGTGGGCACGGAAGCCGATCTCGAAAAACTCGGCAAGGAACTGAAAACAAAATGCGGCACCGGCGGCTCGGTAAAAGACGGGCTGGTGCTTATCCAGGGCGATTATCGCGACAAAGTGCTCCAGTGGCTGAAAGGCTGGGGGTACAATGTGAAATAA
- a CDS encoding diacylglycerol kinase family protein, translating to MRKILIIINRKAGTDREKSLGAAIARQLPEDRFQVETTYLQYLGHGTDLAISAVDRGVDTVVAVGGDGSINEIAQGLVGSKTALAIVPLGSGNGLARALNIPLDVEKALAIVAGGNRKPMDAGYANEHLFLSNAGVGFDAVIADRFRHSKKRGLINYARLVVGGFSTYKPAVYKIRMDGKETEAPAFLMTVANGNQFGYDFKLAPQASLFDGQLDVCMVRPLRFWDLLPLSISSLRGNIGESRYMQHFTGQEITVASPDLSCLQVDGDAVPLTQGKTVHFNVVPGALQILVPNGH from the coding sequence TTGCGGAAAATACTGATCATCATCAACCGGAAAGCCGGCACCGACCGCGAGAAATCCCTCGGCGCCGCCATCGCACGGCAGTTGCCGGAAGATCGCTTCCAGGTTGAGACCACCTATCTCCAATACCTCGGTCACGGTACAGACCTGGCCATTTCAGCCGTAGACCGCGGCGTAGATACCGTTGTGGCCGTGGGCGGCGACGGTTCCATCAACGAGATCGCCCAGGGCCTCGTGGGCTCGAAAACGGCGCTGGCCATCGTGCCCCTCGGCAGTGGGAACGGCCTGGCACGGGCGCTCAACATCCCGCTGGACGTGGAAAAGGCGCTTGCCATCGTAGCCGGAGGAAATAGAAAGCCCATGGATGCGGGGTACGCCAACGAGCACCTCTTCCTCAGCAATGCGGGCGTGGGTTTCGATGCGGTGATCGCAGACCGTTTCCGGCACAGCAAAAAGCGCGGGCTCATCAATTACGCGCGGCTCGTGGTCGGCGGATTTTCAACCTACAAACCCGCGGTTTACAAGATCCGGATGGACGGGAAGGAAACCGAAGCGCCGGCGTTCCTCATGACCGTGGCCAACGGTAACCAGTTCGGGTACGATTTCAAACTGGCGCCGCAGGCCAGCCTGTTCGATGGGCAGCTGGACGTCTGCATGGTGCGCCCGCTCCGCTTCTGGGACCTGCTGCCGCTGAGCATCAGTTCGCTGCGGGGCAACATCGGCGAGAGCCGCTATATGCAACATTTTACCGGACAAGAAATAACAGTGGCCAGCCCCGATCTATCCTGCCTGCAGGTGGATGGCGATGCGGTGCCGCTGACGCAGGGAAAAACCGTTCATTTTAACGTGGTGCCGGGCGCGCTCCAGATCCTGGTGCCCAACGGTCACTAA
- the nadC gene encoding carboxylating nicotinate-nucleotide diphosphorylase: MLQKEALEQFIKAALAEDIGSGDHSTLASIPAETTGTARLKIKEDGVLAGMEVAEAIFRMLDDSTRFVPFKKDGEPMQAGEIAFEVSARVRTLLSAERLVLNCMQRMSGIATLTRKYTDRLKGYHTRVLDTRKTTPNFRMLEKEAVRIGGGVNHRIGLYDMVMLKDNHIDFSGGITPAVERVVAYLKEKQLDLKIEVEARNIDDVKEILQVGQVHRIMLDNFSPEQIPPALDLIKGQYETEASGGITIENVEAYAKTGVDFVSVGAIIHHAVSLDLSLKAVIHS; encoded by the coding sequence ATGTTACAGAAAGAAGCATTGGAACAATTCATCAAAGCCGCACTGGCGGAAGATATCGGCTCGGGCGACCATTCCACCCTCGCCTCCATCCCCGCCGAAACCACCGGCACAGCAAGGCTCAAGATCAAGGAAGACGGCGTGCTCGCCGGCATGGAAGTGGCCGAAGCCATCTTCCGCATGCTCGACGATTCCACCCGTTTCGTCCCCTTCAAAAAAGACGGCGAGCCCATGCAGGCCGGAGAAATCGCGTTTGAAGTCTCCGCCCGCGTGCGCACCCTGCTGAGCGCAGAAAGGCTCGTCCTCAACTGTATGCAGCGCATGAGCGGCATCGCCACGCTCACCCGTAAATACACCGACCGCCTCAAAGGGTATCATACCCGCGTGCTCGACACCCGCAAAACCACCCCCAACTTCCGCATGCTCGAAAAAGAAGCCGTGCGCATCGGGGGCGGCGTCAATCACCGGATCGGACTGTACGATATGGTCATGCTTAAAGACAATCACATCGATTTCTCAGGCGGCATCACCCCGGCAGTTGAGCGCGTGGTGGCTTATCTGAAGGAAAAACAGCTCGATCTGAAAATCGAAGTGGAAGCCCGGAATATCGATGATGTGAAGGAGATTTTGCAGGTGGGACAGGTGCATCGCATCATGCTCGACAATTTTTCGCCGGAGCAGATCCCCCCGGCGCTCGACCTCATCAAAGGCCAATACGAAACCGAAGCATCCGGCGGCATCACGATCGAAAATGTGGAGGCATACGCCAAAACAGGGGTCGATTTCGTGTCTGTCGGCGCCATCATACACCATGCCGTGAGCCTGGACCTCAGTCTCAAGGCCGTTATCCATTCCTGA
- a CDS encoding DUF4783 domain-containing protein, with product MKKLIVVLGVFLLGGMLTAFTLLAGPFDDVVNALKKGDSGNLSKLLDNTVEINMAGRSNSYSKAQAEIILKDFFGKNTVKTFELLHKGGPEGGSQFGVGNLTTSGGNFRTSFFLQKKGTHSSSTNCASKINSSTARRTH from the coding sequence ATGAAAAAGTTAATCGTAGTGTTGGGGGTGTTCCTGCTCGGAGGGATGCTGACGGCTTTTACGCTGCTGGCGGGTCCTTTCGATGATGTGGTCAACGCCCTGAAAAAGGGAGACTCCGGTAACCTGAGCAAACTCCTGGACAACACGGTCGAGATCAATATGGCTGGCAGATCCAACTCCTACAGCAAAGCCCAGGCGGAAATCATCCTGAAAGACTTCTTCGGGAAAAACACCGTCAAAACCTTCGAACTGCTCCACAAAGGCGGCCCCGAAGGCGGCTCCCAGTTCGGGGTGGGCAACCTCACCACTTCCGGCGGCAATTTCCGAACCTCGTTTTTTCTCCAGAAAAAGGGAACGCATTCGTCCTCAACGAACTGCGCTTCGAAAATAAATAGCTCAACAGCAAGACGAACACATTGA
- the gpmI gene encoding 2,3-bisphosphoglycerate-independent phosphoglycerate mutase, giving the protein METKRAILIIMDGWGQGQVPAADAIAHANTPFVDGLYEQFPHSTLITCGEAVGLPDGQMGNSEVGHLNIGAGRIVYQELQRINVAVRDGELAASKVLQDSMDYARNNNKALHFIGLVSDGGVHSHITHLKALASIAKERGLTNVFVHAFTDGRDTDPKGGLGYLDDLQQHLGATTGRIASVTGRYYAMDRDKRWERVKLAYDALVNGTGTPTQDVLTAVKASYAEGVTDEFIKPIIVTDAQQQPIGNIQPGDAVICFNFRTDRCREITEVLTQQAFPDFGMQPLALHYTTMTEYDKAFKGVHVIFENDNLSMTLGEVLEKNGKTQIRIAETEKYPHVSFFFSGGRETPFEGEKRILVPSPKVATYDLQPEMSAPELADAILPELEQRTADFVVLNFANADMVGHTGVWPAAIKAVETVDACVSKVVSTALLNDYTIFLTADHGNADFMINEDGTPNTAHTLNPVPFFIISNDFKGEVKNGKLGDLAPTILHFMGLPIPKEMTGNVLV; this is encoded by the coding sequence ATGGAAACTAAAAGAGCGATCCTGATCATCATGGATGGCTGGGGCCAGGGCCAGGTGCCCGCCGCAGACGCCATCGCACATGCAAACACCCCTTTCGTAGACGGCCTCTATGAACAATTTCCCCATAGCACCCTCATCACCTGCGGCGAGGCCGTAGGGCTCCCCGACGGACAAATGGGCAATTCCGAAGTAGGGCACCTCAATATCGGGGCCGGAAGGATCGTTTACCAGGAACTCCAGCGCATCAACGTAGCCGTAAGAGACGGCGAGCTCGCTGCCAGCAAGGTTTTGCAGGACTCCATGGACTACGCCCGCAATAACAATAAAGCCCTCCACTTCATCGGCCTGGTGAGCGATGGCGGCGTACATTCCCATATCACCCACCTCAAAGCCCTCGCTTCCATCGCGAAAGAACGCGGGCTCACAAACGTGTTTGTACATGCGTTCACCGACGGGCGCGACACCGATCCCAAAGGCGGCCTCGGCTACCTCGACGATCTCCAGCAACACCTGGGCGCCACCACCGGCCGCATCGCTTCCGTAACCGGGCGCTATTACGCCATGGACCGCGACAAACGCTGGGAAAGGGTGAAACTCGCTTACGACGCGCTCGTGAACGGCACCGGTACGCCTACGCAAGACGTGCTGACCGCCGTGAAAGCCTCCTACGCAGAAGGCGTGACCGACGAGTTCATCAAGCCCATCATCGTTACCGACGCGCAACAGCAGCCTATCGGCAACATCCAGCCCGGAGACGCGGTGATCTGCTTCAACTTCCGCACCGACCGCTGCCGCGAGATCACGGAAGTGCTCACCCAGCAAGCGTTCCCCGACTTCGGCATGCAGCCCCTGGCATTGCACTATACGACCATGACCGAATACGACAAAGCCTTCAAGGGCGTACATGTCATTTTCGAAAACGATAATCTTTCCATGACCCTCGGCGAAGTCCTGGAAAAGAACGGCAAAACGCAAATCCGCATCGCGGAAACGGAGAAATATCCGCATGTGAGCTTCTTCTTCTCCGGCGGTCGTGAAACGCCCTTCGAGGGCGAGAAACGCATTCTCGTGCCCTCGCCCAAGGTAGCTACCTACGACCTCCAGCCCGAAATGAGCGCCCCCGAACTGGCAGACGCCATCCTCCCCGAACTGGAGCAGCGTACGGCCGATTTCGTGGTCCTCAATTTCGCGAACGCAGATATGGTGGGCCACACCGGCGTTTGGCCGGCCGCCATCAAAGCCGTGGAAACCGTAGACGCCTGCGTGTCCAAAGTAGTTTCTACCGCATTGCTGAACGATTACACCATCTTCCTCACGGCAGACCACGGCAACGCGGACTTCATGATCAACGAAGACGGTACGCCCAATACGGCACACACCCTCAATCCCGTGCCTTTCTTCATCATCAGCAACGATTTCAAGGGTGAGGTCAAAAACGGTAAACTGGGCGACCTCGCTCCTACCATCCTTCACTTCATGGGCCTGCCCATCCCGAAGGAAATGACCGGCAACGTACTCGTATAA
- the uvrC gene encoding excinuclease ABC subunit UvrC, producing the protein MTSAEFSQISHTIPTQAGIYKYFDAGGELLYIGKAKSLRKRVSSYFVKNHDNYKTRKLVDNIHHIEFTIVDNEKDAFLLENALIKQFRPKYNIDLKDDKTYPFIVIKHESFPRVFLTRRVIKDGSEYLGPFTSVGRVRELLEVIRYNIPLRTCNLNLSEQNIKKGKFKVCLEYHLGNCKGPCEGLQSAEDYREGLQSVKEILRGNLSPVLNVFKSKMQAHAMNMEFEKAEIERKKIASLQDYQARSTIVSSRVGNVDVFTILSEGNFAYVNYLRVLNGTIADTKTVTLEKKLEETDEEVMEYAIGYLREAFQSLAREIVLPFHVDFPEENVEVIVPKGGDKKKLLDLSTKNVDYFREELRKKKILHLEGKSDMEVKKVLYQLQADLELQELPVHIECFDNSNFQGSYPVSACVVFKDGVASKKDYRHFNIKTVEGINDFASMTEVVYRRYKRLLDEEQPLPQLVIIDGGKGQLGAAMESIRKLDLIGSMTVVGLAKNEEEIFFPGDKDSIKLPYDSESLKLIRRVRDEVHRFGITFHRQKRSKGTFKNELESIKGIGENTATQLLQSHRSVNKVKALSKDELTKEVGLKKATLIWEHFHGKEGANGKEKQEGSV; encoded by the coding sequence ATGACGTCAGCGGAATTTTCCCAGATATCGCATACCATTCCCACTCAGGCCGGCATCTATAAATATTTCGACGCCGGCGGGGAACTGCTGTACATCGGCAAAGCCAAAAGCCTCCGCAAGCGCGTTTCCTCCTATTTCGTCAAGAACCACGACAATTACAAAACCCGGAAGCTGGTAGACAACATCCACCACATCGAGTTCACGATCGTAGACAACGAAAAAGACGCGTTCCTGCTGGAAAACGCCCTCATCAAGCAGTTCCGCCCGAAATACAACATCGATCTGAAAGACGATAAAACGTATCCGTTCATCGTCATCAAGCACGAATCTTTCCCCCGCGTTTTCCTCACCCGCCGCGTGATCAAAGACGGGTCGGAATACCTCGGCCCCTTCACCTCCGTGGGCCGCGTGCGCGAGCTGCTGGAAGTGATCCGCTACAACATCCCCCTGCGCACCTGCAACCTCAACCTGTCTGAACAGAACATCAAAAAAGGGAAGTTCAAGGTGTGCCTGGAATACCATCTCGGCAACTGCAAAGGCCCCTGCGAAGGGCTGCAATCGGCCGAAGATTACCGGGAAGGGCTCCAGTCCGTGAAGGAAATCCTCCGCGGCAACCTCTCGCCCGTGCTCAACGTGTTCAAATCGAAAATGCAGGCGCATGCGATGAACATGGAATTCGAGAAAGCGGAAATCGAACGGAAGAAAATCGCCAGTTTGCAGGATTACCAGGCCAGGTCTACCATCGTGAGCAGTCGCGTCGGGAACGTAGACGTGTTCACCATCCTGTCTGAAGGCAATTTCGCATATGTGAACTACCTGCGCGTGCTCAACGGCACCATCGCCGATACAAAAACCGTTACACTGGAAAAGAAGCTGGAAGAAACGGACGAGGAAGTGATGGAATACGCCATCGGGTACCTCCGCGAAGCGTTCCAGAGCCTGGCGCGCGAGATCGTGCTGCCTTTCCACGTCGATTTTCCGGAGGAAAACGTGGAAGTGATCGTCCCGAAAGGCGGCGACAAAAAGAAACTGCTCGATCTTTCCACCAAAAACGTCGACTATTTCCGCGAAGAGCTGCGCAAGAAAAAGATCCTGCATCTCGAAGGCAAGAGTGATATGGAAGTGAAGAAAGTGCTGTACCAGCTGCAGGCCGACCTGGAGTTGCAGGAACTGCCCGTTCATATCGAATGTTTCGATAACTCCAACTTCCAGGGGAGCTATCCCGTTTCGGCCTGCGTCGTGTTCAAAGACGGTGTGGCGTCGAAGAAAGATTACCGCCATTTCAATATCAAAACGGTGGAAGGCATCAACGACTTCGCGTCTATGACCGAAGTGGTGTACCGCCGCTACAAGCGCCTCCTGGACGAAGAACAGCCGTTGCCGCAGCTCGTTATCATCGACGGTGGTAAGGGCCAGTTGGGCGCGGCGATGGAAAGCATCCGCAAGCTCGATCTAATCGGCAGCATGACGGTGGTGGGCTTGGCGAAGAACGAGGAGGAAATTTTCTTCCCGGGCGATAAGGATTCCATCAAGCTGCCGTACGACAGTGAGAGCCTGAAGCTGATCCGGCGCGTCCGCGACGAGGTGCACCGTTTCGGCATTACGTTCCACCGGCAGAAGCGTAGCAAGGGCACGTTCAAGAATGAGCTGGAATCGATCAAGGGGATTGGCGAAAACACGGCTACGCAGCTGTTGCAGAGCCACCGGTCGGTCAATAAGGTGAAAGCGTTAAGTAAAGACGAACTGACAAAAGAAGTGGGCCTGAAAAAGGCGACGCTGATCTGGGAGCACTTTCATGGTAAGGAGGGCGCGAACGGGAAAGAAAAGCAGGAAGGATCAGTGTAA
- a CDS encoding DinB family protein, translated as MPTFHAETLLSELQHDVNNLRAAADRYLASQPHDLLLQPPAPGKWSAIQCLEHLNGYGRFYLPAFDEAFRKFLSRKRPVPEQFRSGWLGNYFTQTMLPKEDGSLKMKMSAPKNHNPTPRLDAAQTLDEFQAQQEWMLSLLQAAKKIDIGGIRLPTTLSKLVALKAGDTFRFLIAHAQRHMLQAIRSVEMARGADVAAVNLQYLSETAR; from the coding sequence ATGCCTACCTTCCACGCAGAAACCCTGCTCAGCGAGCTGCAGCACGACGTGAACAACCTTCGCGCGGCGGCAGACCGTTACCTCGCCTCCCAACCCCACGACCTTCTCCTGCAACCGCCGGCGCCCGGCAAATGGTCTGCCATCCAGTGCCTGGAGCATCTCAATGGCTACGGCCGTTTCTACCTGCCGGCTTTCGACGAAGCATTCCGCAAATTCCTTTCCAGGAAACGCCCCGTGCCGGAGCAATTCCGCAGCGGCTGGCTGGGCAATTATTTTACGCAAACAATGTTGCCGAAAGAAGACGGCAGCCTGAAAATGAAAATGTCTGCCCCCAAAAATCATAATCCCACTCCCCGGTTAGACGCGGCGCAAACGCTCGACGAATTCCAGGCGCAACAGGAATGGATGCTGTCGCTCCTGCAAGCCGCGAAGAAGATCGACATCGGCGGCATCCGGCTGCCGACCACGCTGTCGAAACTCGTGGCGCTGAAGGCCGGAGATACGTTCCGCTTCCTCATCGCGCACGCGCAAAGGCACATGCTGCAGGCTATCCGCAGTGTGGAAATGGCGCGCGGCGCAGACGTGGCTGCGGTCAATTTGCAGTACCTCTCCGAGACCGCCCGCTAA
- a CDS encoding Crp/Fnr family transcriptional regulator, whose translation MQQLRSAIDAVVPLPEDAWEDLSGCFHPLACKRKTVLTAAGDTERYCYYVTEGLQRAFALAENQKEATLMFSYPGSFSGIIDSFFLQQPSRYYLETLTQSAFLRISYNDIQRLMQQHPAIARWVHIGTMAAMAGVMERLIEIQTLGAEQKFRRLLARSPHVLQLIPHKYLASYLGIDPATFSKLLGGVRL comes from the coding sequence ATGCAGCAACTCCGTTCCGCCATAGATGCCGTAGTTCCGCTTCCGGAAGATGCCTGGGAAGACCTTTCCGGCTGCTTCCACCCGCTGGCCTGCAAACGGAAAACGGTGCTCACCGCCGCGGGAGACACCGAGCGGTACTGCTATTACGTGACCGAAGGGCTCCAGCGCGCGTTCGCCCTCGCTGAAAATCAAAAAGAAGCCACGCTGATGTTCTCCTATCCCGGTTCCTTTTCCGGCATCATCGATTCGTTTTTCCTGCAGCAACCCTCGCGGTATTACCTGGAAACCCTCACCCAGAGCGCCTTTCTACGAATTTCGTACAACGATATTCAGCGGCTCATGCAGCAACATCCGGCGATAGCCCGGTGGGTGCACATCGGTACCATGGCCGCCATGGCGGGCGTGATGGAACGGCTGATCGAAATACAGACGCTGGGCGCGGAGCAGAAGTTCAGGCGCCTCCTGGCCAGGAGCCCGCACGTTCTCCAGCTCATCCCCCACAAATACCTCGCTTCCTACCTCGGCATCGATCCCGCTACGTTCAGCAAGCTGTTAGGTGGCGTTCGGTTGTAA
- the gldN gene encoding gliding motility protein GldN, whose translation MQAVILKRISLSALLLVFIASSADAQSRRRRGNTDPQPEQQQQQQPAPVTNPATGNPVNVPAAPAGTAPASLRQDGVGTPVDTPRKSLRVDGVSEKSPIRDRVPIAYDHIREDDKFWEKQIWQIIDVREKMNLPFQYNVEDETGVNQLLINILLAAIKNKEVEAFSPIDDRFSTLMNYDEIMTKLSGEERTVRSIDPVTGEEKNVTIRDEFNPETIKQYKIKEVWVFDQEASALKVRILGIAPMVSRINDDGTVRATIPLFWLYYPDLRPVLAKYDVYNQNNDASTMTWEDLFEMRFFSSFVVKEKNAFNREISNYIKDGVMRLLEGQAIKDKIFNKEQDLWEY comes from the coding sequence ATGCAAGCAGTAATATTGAAAAGGATCAGCCTGAGCGCATTGTTGCTGGTGTTTATCGCTTCCTCCGCCGACGCACAGTCGCGCCGCAGAAGAGGTAATACCGATCCGCAACCCGAGCAGCAGCAGCAGCAGCAACCCGCACCCGTGACCAACCCGGCCACCGGCAACCCGGTAAACGTGCCCGCCGCTCCGGCAGGTACCGCACCTGCATCGCTCCGGCAAGACGGGGTAGGCACACCGGTAGATACGCCGCGTAAATCGCTGCGGGTAGACGGGGTTTCCGAAAAGAGCCCTATCCGCGACCGCGTGCCCATCGCTTACGATCACATCCGTGAAGACGACAAGTTCTGGGAAAAACAGATCTGGCAGATCATCGATGTGCGCGAAAAGATGAACCTCCCCTTCCAGTACAACGTGGAAGATGAGACCGGCGTCAACCAGCTCCTCATCAATATCCTGCTTGCAGCGATCAAAAACAAGGAAGTTGAGGCTTTCAGCCCGATCGACGACCGATTCAGCACCCTCATGAACTACGACGAGATCATGACCAAGCTCTCGGGCGAGGAAAGGACCGTTCGCAGCATCGACCCGGTAACCGGCGAGGAAAAGAACGTCACGATCCGCGACGAGTTCAACCCCGAAACGATCAAACAGTACAAGATCAAGGAAGTTTGGGTGTTTGACCAGGAAGCCTCCGCGCTGAAGGTCCGCATCCTCGGCATCGCCCCCATGGTATCCCGTATCAACGACGACGGTACCGTGCGCGCCACCATCCCCCTGTTCTGGCTCTATTATCCCGATCTGCGCCCCGTTCTGGCCAAATACGACGTATATAACCAGAATAACGACGCGTCTACCATGACCTGGGAAGACCTCTTCGAAATGCGCTTCTTCTCCAGCTTCGTTGTGAAGGAAAAGAACGCGTTCAACCGCGAGATCAGCAACTACATCAAAGACGGTGTAATGCGCCTCCTGGAAGGCCAGGCCATCAAAGACAAGATCTTTAACAAAGAGCAGGACCTGTGGGAATACTAA